A genomic window from Anguilla rostrata isolate EN2019 chromosome 14, ASM1855537v3, whole genome shotgun sequence includes:
- the sb:cb288 gene encoding uncharacterized protein sb:cb288 isoform X1 yields the protein MWEEVKNKTDFIWHGGNFSQGVPQELPWGSVTAAHSNGSTATSHPSHTDPGGARGSGIIPGAIAAAVFISFLLLLYAVLWKCMLTTPRRHHQMLDIFPGDALPGLFCSHLRFLFVCGAFAFSLVYSE from the exons ATGTGGGAAGAGGTAAAAAACAAGACCGACTTTATTTGGCACGGCGGAAATTTCTCTCAG GGAGTTCCCCAAGAGCTGCCATGGGGTTCCGTCACTGCGGCGCACAGCAACG GGTCCACAGCCACATCACACCCATCTCACACAGACCCTGGAGGTGCCCGGGGCAGTGGCATTATCccag GTGCGATTGCTGCAGCTGTGTTCATCAGCTTCCTGCTGCTTCTGTATGCAGTGCTGTGGAAGTGCATGCTGACTACACCCAGGAG gcatcaccagatgctggatatcttccctggtgatgctctgccaggcctgttctgcagccatcttcggttcctgtttgtttgtggggCTTtcgccttcagtcttgtctacAGCGAGTAA
- the sb:cb288 gene encoding uncharacterized protein sb:cb288 isoform X2 — protein MWEEVKNKTDFIWHGGNFSQGVPQELPWGSVTAAHSNGSTATSHPSHTDPGGARGSGIIPGAIAAAVFISFLLLLYAVLWKCMLTTPRRREKKKKKKKRCKGREQRQMVC, from the exons ATGTGGGAAGAGGTAAAAAACAAGACCGACTTTATTTGGCACGGCGGAAATTTCTCTCAG GGAGTTCCCCAAGAGCTGCCATGGGGTTCCGTCACTGCGGCGCACAGCAACG GGTCCACAGCCACATCACACCCATCTCACACAGACCCTGGAGGTGCCCGGGGCAGTGGCATTATCccag GTGCGATTGCTGCAGCTGTGTTCATCAGCTTCCTGCTGCTTCTGTATGCAGTGCTGTGGAAGTGCATGCTGACTACACCCAGGAG gagagagaagaagaagaagaagaagaagaggtgCAAGGGTCGTGAGCAGAGGCAGATGGTGTGCTGA